One Pseudoalteromonas sp. UG3-2 DNA window includes the following coding sequences:
- a CDS encoding helix-turn-helix domain-containing protein, whose product MPKSPFAKRLKEARTKAKYTQEKLGIEAGIDEGSASARMNQYEKGVHAPDFGMVKSLATVLKVPTAYFFCEEDDLAEIISSYQPNE is encoded by the coding sequence ATGCCTAAGAGCCCATTTGCCAAACGGCTTAAGGAAGCAAGAACGAAAGCAAAATACACCCAAGAAAAGCTCGGTATTGAGGCTGGAATTGATGAGGGTTCGGCAAGCGCTCGAATGAATCAGTACGAAAAAGGCGTTCATGCCCCTGACTTTGGGATGGTAAAAAGCTTAGCAACCGTGCTTAAAGTACCCACCGCCTACTTTTTCTGTGAAGAAGATGACCTTGCCGAGATTATCTCTAGTTACCAGCCCAACGAGTAG
- a CDS encoding AAA family ATPase, giving the protein MTRTYNKLLPSNMYQSYATGYTYRAMTSGFIDSTDLMAVKGATIKSICGTSFKFTGQNEDFDNLIHHLHQRLSVTKGCDLGHNCRVFEHGLQLPANSWKVIKLMVVLKVNGGLYEWIHCCLPSDIHINSMFSHMVGITEEALININLALAETGLIQGSQYPQLDQSGIPHALVEKLVCEKVTSYTELIEPLVQMQPASTLGLSDFKHLELDDLIAFLNVALNHSIQGCNVLLWGVPGTGKTQLSRLLADTLGASLIAIKAFGSDVHQREVDYDQERLSSNLRLQHHHLVQRIVSHDEKSLLMLDEAEDILVQQVFNHRASGGKDNLHTTLEANTVPCIWVVNSVDDIPASVLRRFNFVKHIFVPDNRVMEGIIAKTSKGLRLSKPFKAQLATKDNVTPANIANAAFVCHTIGHQGKQAEALVDSLITEVHQACGFKTTTATYKAQMAFSLDNLNIKGGNKALVDIERAIKKSGGVRALFTGPSGTGKSALANHLAKTTNQELIIIRCSDVLDKYVGGSEKNIATLFANATEQGAALFIDEVDSLLADRSGASQNFEIQQVNELLTQIDCFEFPLFAATNFEKHLDRAVMRRFDFKLAFEYMTSDQVIKLFREACGRSQITDYQLQQLANLKNIAVGDFAIIKRRQQFSTTKLSAQDCLDILITESNHKQTTRPIGFVK; this is encoded by the coding sequence ATGACACGAACATACAACAAACTTCTGCCCTCAAACATGTATCAGTCCTACGCCACAGGCTATACATATCGGGCAATGACCTCAGGCTTTATCGACTCCACTGACTTAATGGCGGTCAAAGGTGCCACCATCAAAAGCATCTGTGGCACTTCTTTTAAGTTCACGGGGCAAAATGAAGACTTTGACAACCTAATCCACCACCTACACCAAAGGTTATCTGTGACCAAAGGCTGCGACCTAGGCCATAACTGCCGTGTGTTTGAACATGGCTTGCAGCTACCCGCCAACAGCTGGAAGGTGATTAAACTCATGGTGGTGCTTAAGGTAAACGGTGGCCTTTATGAGTGGATACACTGCTGTCTGCCTTCGGACATTCATATCAACTCGATGTTTTCTCATATGGTTGGGATCACAGAAGAGGCGCTCATTAACATCAACCTTGCCTTGGCGGAAACTGGCCTAATACAGGGTTCACAATACCCCCAACTGGATCAATCCGGTATCCCCCATGCCTTGGTGGAAAAGCTAGTGTGTGAAAAGGTTACAAGTTATACCGAGCTAATTGAACCATTGGTACAGATGCAACCAGCATCAACCTTAGGCTTAAGTGACTTTAAGCACCTTGAATTAGATGACCTAATCGCCTTCCTTAATGTGGCATTAAATCACTCCATCCAAGGCTGTAACGTGCTTTTGTGGGGCGTGCCTGGCACTGGCAAGACTCAGCTAAGTCGCTTGTTGGCTGATACCTTAGGCGCTTCGCTTATTGCCATTAAAGCCTTTGGCTCTGATGTCCACCAGCGAGAGGTGGATTATGACCAAGAGAGATTAAGTTCAAACCTTAGGCTTCAGCATCACCATTTGGTACAACGAATAGTCAGCCATGACGAGAAGTCTTTGCTTATGCTGGACGAGGCGGAGGATATATTAGTCCAACAGGTGTTTAACCACCGCGCCTCAGGTGGCAAAGATAACCTACACACCACACTGGAAGCCAACACCGTACCGTGTATTTGGGTGGTTAATTCGGTAGATGATATTCCAGCCAGCGTCCTAAGGCGGTTTAATTTCGTTAAACACATTTTCGTGCCAGACAACCGCGTTATGGAAGGCATTATCGCCAAAACCTCCAAAGGCCTGAGGTTAAGTAAACCATTTAAGGCGCAGCTTGCCACCAAGGACAATGTTACCCCCGCCAATATCGCCAACGCCGCCTTCGTGTGCCATACCATAGGCCACCAAGGTAAACAGGCTGAGGCTTTGGTAGATAGCCTTATTACTGAAGTGCACCAAGCCTGTGGCTTTAAAACGACTACCGCCACCTACAAGGCACAAATGGCGTTTTCACTCGATAACCTTAACATCAAAGGTGGCAATAAAGCCTTGGTGGACATTGAACGAGCCATTAAAAAATCTGGTGGTGTACGTGCCTTATTCACAGGGCCAAGTGGCACAGGTAAATCTGCTCTAGCCAACCACCTAGCCAAAACAACCAATCAAGAACTTATCATCATCCGTTGTAGTGACGTCCTCGATAAGTATGTGGGTGGTTCAGAGAAGAACATAGCCACCCTGTTCGCCAATGCCACAGAGCAAGGAGCTGCCCTGTTCATTGATGAGGTGGATAGTCTGTTGGCCGATAGGTCTGGGGCTTCTCAAAACTTTGAAATACAGCAAGTTAACGAGCTACTGACTCAAATCGACTGCTTCGAATTTCCGCTCTTCGCTGCAACGAACTTTGAAAAGCATCTCGATCGCGCTGTAATGCGTCGTTTTGACTTTAAATTAGCTTTTGAGTACATGACATCAGATCAAGTCATAAAGCTCTTCAGAGAAGCGTGTGGACGCTCTCAGATAACAGATTATCAGCTACAGCAACTAGCAAATCTTAAAAACATCGCAGTCGGCGATTTTGCGATTATCAAACGCAGACAGCAATTTTCGACAACTAAGCTATCCGCCCAAGACTGCTTAGACATTCTCATTACTGAATCCAATCACAAGCAAACCACAAGGCCAATTGGCTTTGTAAAGTAA
- a CDS encoding DUF6641 family protein: MTKSILSTLKAVSRPEKSTTPEAKRRDKLINRLQIQLEMATALVNGESYTCYKEKWQKNEETGQQEKVKVAKKVSPWFYAKGGKYYLEVRYANKPLELSKGNHAIEVGDKESLPMVIQTVIDATANGELDKAIELVTSSLPINKA, translated from the coding sequence ATGACTAAATCAATATTGAGTACGCTCAAGGCCGTTTCACGTCCAGAGAAAAGCACCACACCAGAGGCCAAACGCCGTGACAAGCTAATCAACCGCCTTCAAATCCAATTGGAAATGGCAACGGCGCTGGTTAATGGCGAATCCTACACCTGTTACAAAGAAAAGTGGCAGAAGAACGAGGAAACAGGCCAACAGGAAAAAGTTAAAGTCGCTAAGAAGGTGAGCCCTTGGTTCTACGCCAAAGGCGGCAAGTATTACTTAGAGGTGCGATACGCCAATAAGCCATTGGAGCTATCTAAAGGAAACCATGCCATTGAAGTTGGTGACAAAGAAAGCCTGCCGATGGTAATTCAAACCGTGATTGACGCCACCGCCAATGGTGAACTGGATAAGGCAATCGAGTTGGTTACCAGTAGCTTACCTATCAACAAAGCCTAG
- a CDS encoding serine/threonine-protein kinase — MKGPHTEGDRIVSRYTVVDFVGEGGMQFVYKARDEVLSRFVALKTPKDATAEKRFHRSAIVSSRVNHPNVAKTLDYVEESGRPYLIEELIEGLDLSCAILKGVEFLDPFLVAKIFHHLSKGLAASHHAGVLHRDLKPTNIMVAGQYQLIELKITDFGIAKMAEEEIVEAAEGGDITNSTSATAVGALPYMAPEAIDTPRKVTLKADVWSLGAMMYELLTGSKPFGSGLRAVRHIMDGKYDPFPPFITANPQFSYLSSELIMLIKSCLNVSVDDRPTADELVEKCGELCYQVSERFIGTMKSINHQKWGFITLPTQCDVFYHVDSVYGTLPEVGEKVMFSKYVGGGADRALPVIKLKTP, encoded by the coding sequence ATGAAAGGTCCGCACACAGAGGGTGACCGTATAGTATCTAGGTATACTGTTGTGGACTTTGTTGGTGAAGGAGGGATGCAATTTGTTTATAAAGCACGGGATGAGGTTCTAAGTAGGTTTGTCGCGCTCAAAACACCCAAAGATGCTACTGCTGAAAAGCGCTTTCATAGGAGTGCTATTGTCTCTTCAAGAGTAAATCACCCCAACGTGGCGAAGACACTTGATTATGTTGAAGAAAGTGGCAGGCCATATTTAATTGAAGAGTTGATAGAGGGGTTGGATTTATCTTGCGCCATTTTGAAAGGTGTGGAGTTCCTAGATCCATTTCTAGTGGCAAAAATCTTTCATCACTTATCTAAAGGGCTAGCAGCCTCTCATCACGCAGGCGTTTTACATAGAGATTTAAAACCTACAAATATAATGGTGGCCGGGCAATATCAGCTTATAGAATTGAAAATTACAGATTTTGGCATAGCTAAAATGGCAGAAGAAGAAATTGTTGAGGCAGCGGAAGGAGGTGATATAACTAACAGTACTTCAGCTACAGCTGTTGGGGCCCTGCCATATATGGCTCCCGAGGCTATTGACACCCCGAGAAAGGTTACTTTGAAAGCTGATGTATGGTCACTAGGCGCCATGATGTATGAATTGCTCACAGGCAGCAAGCCATTTGGTTCAGGGCTTAGGGCAGTAAGACATATAATGGACGGAAAATATGATCCATTTCCTCCTTTTATCACCGCTAACCCCCAATTTAGCTATTTGTCTAGTGAACTAATTATGTTGATTAAAAGTTGCTTAAATGTTTCTGTTGACGATAGGCCCACAGCGGATGAGTTAGTCGAGAAATGCGGTGAGCTATGCTACCAAGTAAGCGAGCGGTTTATCGGAACCATGAAAAGTATTAATCACCAAAAATGGGGGTTTATTACACTTCCAACGCAGTGTGATGTTTTTTATCATGTCGACAGTGTATACGGTACGCTCCCTGAGGTTGGTGAAAAAGTTATGTTTTCAAAGTATGTAGGGGGAGGGGCTGATAGGGCTTTGCCTGTAATAAAGTTAAAAACGCCATGA
- a CDS encoding serine/threonine-protein kinase, whose protein sequence is MISSSLSSRYLPNGTKESGGFGDVIFCKDRHLDRTVAIKTIKDFSELERLRDEVSALMKMRSKHVVQVFDIVPWDSEQFAIVMEYIDGTDLFNLDFDSLDSIRLLKLLWQIASGISDIHAAGIIHRDIKPNNMKLDSEGVLKIFDFGLARNTGKDARTVGFKGTPGFSAPEQFTYHEVCFTPAIDVYAFGATALYLATQDLPKLKNQFPPIPVTDSAFDCELLAPYPKLVELFKKCLSSEPTSRPEMSVIRDEISKYLLFDKHQALAVIKGQPHILNKNKRSAKLEFGTIGSFEIHYNGLNFSLKNVSGEVYMNNIKVNGDMVIPGSCVVGIGTSSRHYTQRIFVTFDISNPEVAI, encoded by the coding sequence ATGATTAGTAGTTCTCTTTCTTCACGCTACCTACCTAATGGAACTAAAGAAAGTGGTGGGTTTGGAGATGTGATTTTTTGCAAAGATAGGCACCTAGATAGGACTGTCGCAATTAAAACAATTAAAGACTTTTCAGAGCTTGAGCGGTTGAGGGATGAAGTATCAGCTTTGATGAAAATGCGCTCCAAGCATGTCGTACAGGTGTTCGATATTGTCCCTTGGGACAGTGAACAATTTGCGATAGTGATGGAATATATTGATGGCACTGACCTGTTTAATTTGGATTTTGATTCATTAGACTCTATAAGACTGCTGAAGTTACTCTGGCAAATCGCATCAGGAATTTCCGATATACATGCAGCTGGTATTATTCATCGAGACATTAAACCAAATAATATGAAACTCGATAGCGAAGGCGTACTGAAAATTTTTGACTTTGGGTTGGCTAGAAATACAGGGAAGGATGCTAGAACGGTCGGCTTCAAAGGAACTCCAGGGTTTTCGGCCCCAGAACAATTTACATATCATGAGGTGTGCTTTACACCAGCAATAGACGTTTACGCATTTGGTGCCACAGCTCTTTATTTAGCGACTCAAGATTTACCTAAGTTGAAGAATCAATTCCCCCCCATTCCAGTAACCGACTCGGCTTTTGATTGCGAGCTCTTAGCTCCTTATCCTAAATTAGTTGAGCTTTTTAAGAAATGTTTGTCAAGTGAGCCTACGTCTAGACCCGAGATGTCTGTCATCAGAGATGAAATAAGTAAATATTTGTTATTCGATAAACATCAAGCTTTAGCTGTAATAAAAGGTCAGCCCCATATTCTCAATAAGAACAAGAGAAGCGCTAAATTAGAGTTCGGAACTATAGGTTCCTTTGAGATTCATTATAACGGCTTGAACTTCTCTCTAAAGAATGTCTCGGGTGAAGTTTACATGAATAATATTAAGGTAAACGGTGATATGGTAATTCCTGGTTCATGTGTTGTTGGTATTGGTACCAGCAGCCGACACTATACACAGAGAATCTTTGTTACATTTGATATATCCAATCCGGAGGTAGCAATATGA
- a CDS encoding PP2C family protein-serine/threonine phosphatase, producing the protein MEQDAIKIQIKDWLCRKTARAGCREILGLPVAIGSDIGSVREENQDKAVILRAQVSSSKFFLVGVLCDGMGGMSEGADCASLAVASFISSCIRNRNLQVKERLLQGVELANKDVFQKYNGEGGATLSAFILDSDGHFEAVNVGDSRLYTSCDGALKQISVDDTIAGQLNHQSSPSQLSNKLLQYIGIGDDIEPHLLNLSMPNEVEKVLLTSDGVHYLESNTLSSIITQNITPLELSKRLIYVAKWCGGHDNSTVIALSDLASFYNSAEKIKTGTVQLWDAFGDVQLIGIEKNQPTEPKKVPSDDEPLSSGTEEVEKSGSDKEKKPVHKRHKRKKTGKDELDNNTKKPQLRIDFDD; encoded by the coding sequence ATGGAACAAGATGCAATCAAAATACAGATTAAAGACTGGCTATGTAGAAAAACTGCCAGAGCTGGTTGTCGAGAAATACTAGGGTTACCTGTAGCCATAGGTTCAGACATAGGTAGCGTTCGAGAGGAAAATCAAGATAAAGCGGTGATACTCAGAGCTCAGGTGTCTAGTAGTAAGTTCTTCTTGGTTGGTGTTTTATGTGATGGTATGGGGGGGATGAGCGAAGGGGCAGATTGTGCCTCGTTAGCAGTCGCATCTTTCATATCTAGTTGTATTAGAAATCGAAACCTTCAAGTTAAAGAGCGGCTGTTACAGGGCGTAGAGTTAGCAAACAAAGATGTTTTTCAAAAATATAATGGTGAAGGTGGGGCTACCCTATCTGCTTTCATATTAGATAGTGACGGCCATTTTGAAGCTGTAAATGTAGGTGATAGTCGTCTTTACACAAGCTGTGATGGTGCGCTTAAACAAATATCTGTAGATGACACGATTGCGGGACAATTAAACCACCAGTCATCACCTTCTCAGTTAAGTAATAAATTGCTTCAATACATCGGAATTGGTGATGATATTGAGCCTCATTTGCTAAATTTGTCAATGCCCAATGAAGTAGAAAAAGTCTTGTTAACTAGCGATGGTGTGCATTATCTTGAGAGTAATACTTTAAGTTCTATTATTACTCAAAATATTACTCCTCTAGAGTTATCAAAACGGCTCATATATGTAGCAAAGTGGTGTGGAGGGCATGATAATTCAACGGTCATAGCTTTGTCGGATTTGGCTTCGTTCTATAACTCAGCAGAAAAGATTAAAACAGGTACAGTTCAGCTGTGGGATGCATTCGGAGATGTGCAACTAATTGGCATTGAGAAAAATCAGCCAACTGAACCAAAGAAGGTTCCGTCAGATGATGAACCACTTAGCTCCGGTACTGAGGAAGTTGAGAAAAGCGGCTCTGACAAGGAAAAAAAGCCTGTACATAAAAGACATAAGCGTAAGAAAACAGGCAAGGATGAGCTTGATAATAATACCAAAAAGCCACAATTAAGGATTGATTTTGATGATTAG
- a CDS encoding site-specific integrase, whose protein sequence is MQKQLTIADIDPMIAKLEQSFSDGGHAVNALGDKSILELDGQFKELLIDMADIDSNEERVSRFAEIIKALPDDERWSFLESMASVMKMFSRMEEDPTDEEGLPQQANELLAEHGFSIEPNSLPYRVLLSKLKASNAVRGELLASIFNEDFLGEREVQGLLTKPPQVMVAAPEIEVKEEPTGPLFSEVYAEFLAFKIKKEKLTEKIQKDYERIYTVWRLVMEDRPIEQYKPKDIGRFIDKCFELPRMNIAPYNKMSWQERVECEVPEDDLISPKSVQGYYKWAQSVFAYAKKDTVDLISVSPCSIKRDFTTNTRGAFSDTELKQFLNAAKEQHKPWKKWIIQLGIYTGARLGELSQLRKSDIRYDEETLRHYILITDEHKDQKLKTDNAKRKIPIHKALVANGFLEYVASCDQWLFEELDKSVRVTGWMPRLMESIGVPTFNELGHKRSFHSFRHTFITKLMNDGVPVNNLQQVVGHEISSFGITSNYTHKATSIKSLVGVVDVFKVCLE, encoded by the coding sequence ATGCAAAAGCAGTTAACCATAGCCGACATAGATCCAATGATAGCCAAGCTAGAGCAGAGCTTTAGTGATGGTGGTCACGCAGTTAATGCCTTAGGTGATAAGTCGATACTGGAACTGGACGGCCAATTCAAAGAGCTACTCATCGACATGGCGGATATAGACTCCAATGAAGAACGTGTAAGCCGATTCGCTGAGATTATTAAAGCTTTGCCCGATGATGAAAGGTGGTCTTTCCTAGAGTCTATGGCTTCAGTGATGAAGATGTTCTCAAGGATGGAGGAAGATCCTACCGATGAAGAAGGTCTACCCCAACAGGCCAATGAACTACTCGCCGAACACGGCTTTTCCATTGAGCCAAATAGCCTTCCTTACCGCGTCCTATTGAGTAAGCTCAAGGCCAGTAATGCTGTCAGGGGGGAGTTATTGGCGTCCATCTTTAACGAAGATTTCCTAGGAGAGCGCGAAGTCCAAGGCTTACTAACCAAGCCACCTCAGGTCATGGTCGCAGCTCCTGAGATTGAGGTGAAAGAGGAGCCAACAGGTCCGCTGTTTTCGGAGGTCTATGCCGAATTCCTTGCATTCAAAATCAAGAAGGAAAAGTTGACCGAGAAAATACAGAAAGACTATGAAAGGATCTATACGGTTTGGCGGCTGGTGATGGAAGATCGGCCAATTGAGCAGTACAAGCCTAAGGATATTGGGCGGTTTATCGATAAGTGCTTTGAGCTACCCCGCATGAATATTGCGCCTTACAACAAAATGAGTTGGCAAGAGCGGGTGGAGTGTGAAGTGCCCGAGGATGACTTGATTTCACCTAAGTCAGTCCAAGGCTATTACAAATGGGCACAGTCGGTATTCGCCTACGCCAAGAAAGACACGGTGGACTTGATTAGTGTGTCACCTTGCTCTATCAAGCGCGACTTTACTACCAATACCCGAGGTGCTTTTTCGGATACAGAGCTAAAACAGTTCTTAAATGCCGCCAAGGAGCAACACAAGCCTTGGAAGAAGTGGATTATTCAACTTGGCATATACACAGGGGCACGGCTTGGTGAGCTGTCTCAGTTAAGGAAGTCGGATATTCGGTATGATGAGGAAACTCTGCGGCATTACATACTTATCACCGACGAACATAAAGATCAGAAGTTAAAGACGGATAATGCCAAACGCAAGATACCAATACACAAGGCCTTGGTAGCGAACGGCTTCCTTGAGTATGTGGCTTCATGTGATCAATGGTTATTTGAAGAGTTAGATAAGTCGGTACGTGTAACAGGCTGGATGCCTAGGCTAATGGAGTCTATTGGTGTACCAACGTTCAATGAGCTAGGCCATAAACGGTCATTCCACAGTTTCCGTCACACCTTCATTACCAAGCTAATGAACGATGGAGTGCCAGTGAATAACCTCCAACAAGTGGTGGGACACGAGATCAGCTCGTTCGGTATAACGAGTAACTATACCCATAAGGCAACGAGTATTAAAAGTTTGGTGGGGGTAGTGGATGTATTTAAAGTTTGTTTGGAGTGA
- the rsmI gene encoding 16S rRNA (cytidine(1402)-2'-O)-methyltransferase, translating into MANLHNENKIGTLYVVATPIGNLDDISERALKVLSQVDLIAAEDTRHTGKILSHFSIKAKTFALHDHNEKQKAQQVLDWLNEGKDIALVSDAGTPLISDPGYAVVNLCRDAGAAVTPVPGACAAIAALSCSGLPTDRFQFIGFTPAKSQARQQFFKDAVASGCTSIIYESTHRIMASLADMQTALGEAQQVVFAKELTKTYETFFSGSVTELIAYLEAEPEKQKGELVLMLPAAVIDKQALSPEASKLIGLLEADMPLKKACGVAADYFGLKKNALYKAIIAERES; encoded by the coding sequence ATGGCTAATCTTCACAATGAAAACAAAATCGGCACGCTGTATGTTGTTGCCACGCCCATTGGTAATTTAGATGACATCAGTGAACGTGCACTGAAGGTGTTAAGTCAGGTCGATTTAATTGCCGCTGAAGACACTCGCCACACAGGTAAAATATTGAGCCATTTCAGTATAAAAGCAAAAACTTTTGCGCTGCATGATCACAATGAAAAACAAAAAGCCCAGCAAGTCCTCGATTGGTTAAACGAAGGCAAAGACATAGCCTTAGTATCCGATGCAGGCACCCCGCTGATCAGCGATCCGGGCTATGCCGTAGTTAATCTTTGTCGTGATGCTGGCGCCGCCGTCACGCCTGTGCCTGGTGCCTGCGCCGCCATTGCTGCATTAAGCTGCTCTGGGCTGCCGACTGACCGCTTTCAGTTTATTGGTTTTACCCCTGCTAAGAGCCAAGCGCGTCAGCAATTTTTTAAAGATGCCGTGGCCTCAGGTTGCACCAGTATTATTTACGAAAGTACCCACAGGATCATGGCAAGCTTAGCTGACATGCAAACCGCACTGGGTGAGGCGCAACAGGTGGTGTTTGCCAAAGAGCTGACGAAAACCTACGAAACCTTTTTCAGTGGCAGTGTTACTGAGCTGATTGCTTACTTAGAAGCAGAGCCAGAGAAACAAAAAGGCGAGCTGGTGTTAATGCTTCCAGCAGCGGTGATTGATAAACAGGCGCTTAGCCCTGAAGCCAGCAAACTGATTGGCTTATTAGAGGCCGATATGCCGTTGAAAAAAGCCTGTGGTGTGGCTGCTGACTATTTCGGCCTGAAAAAGAACGCCTTATACAAAGCAATCATTGCAGAACGCGAGTCGTAA
- a CDS encoding penicillin-binding protein activator translates to MQFQKIALLVAILSGLSACSTSTNVTTSDRAKQIEPTAVSAELSAAALFNKAQGASGISKIQLLYSARDAAISEQDWQTLEQVGLALEAKPSVDHIQNKLYIAFARKQLGKYESALIMLKTLEGRLTTPQHQAWHQYLMASVYASQSLPKKALTKYFAAADIAKANNLTVAGLDEGIWQALQQLSTYALERFDSGSVLQRGWVTLAKYQQIYLGSSAALDQAMNNWRRRFQDHPAISLLPKELQGAVALEPYQVSKLAILLPQTGPSERLGSALKNGFLAATDDSNIEEIFFIDERASADEITAELAKANVDFVIGPLLKSNVEKLAQDNRFAAYPTLFLNSQESIETSASEQYFFALNPEHEVQQAMNHFLAKGYEKPMLLAPDTGSGKRLIAHFTEHWQRYSEVEPEIGYYTNSENMAEVIADLLEVDASRSRTRSVKSLFRQEVKSETRSRRDIDAVYILGDAMETRLLKPYLDVNVSTFAERIPLYASSRSYSKQIDVTDKGDLEGLYFTEQPWMLPGAVNQASLREAYQRLWPEQADLEQRLFAMAYDAVGLVPQLRQLAWLAGKSYDGLTGELSIQNGTQIQRKLSWAQYKNKQVRLVSLDEQAPLPLFMQQEEQTATSLVR, encoded by the coding sequence GTGCAGTTTCAAAAGATAGCGCTTTTAGTTGCCATATTGTCGGGGTTATCCGCTTGTAGTACAAGCACAAATGTCACTACATCAGACCGCGCCAAGCAAATTGAGCCAACAGCGGTGTCCGCCGAACTCAGCGCTGCAGCCTTATTCAACAAAGCACAAGGCGCGTCTGGGATCAGCAAGATTCAACTGTTGTACAGTGCCAGAGATGCCGCCATTAGCGAACAAGATTGGCAAACGTTAGAACAAGTTGGCTTAGCCTTAGAGGCCAAGCCCAGTGTCGACCATATCCAAAATAAGCTCTACATCGCCTTTGCACGCAAACAGTTAGGTAAATATGAAAGCGCGCTGATAATGTTAAAAACCTTAGAAGGGCGTTTAACCACACCACAGCATCAAGCTTGGCATCAGTATTTAATGGCGAGCGTCTATGCTTCGCAAAGCCTACCTAAAAAAGCGTTAACAAAATACTTTGCCGCTGCAGATATCGCTAAAGCCAATAACCTCACTGTTGCAGGATTGGATGAGGGTATTTGGCAAGCACTGCAACAACTGTCTACATATGCGTTGGAACGCTTTGATAGCGGCTCAGTATTACAACGTGGCTGGGTTACCTTAGCCAAGTATCAACAAATTTATCTCGGCTCCAGTGCCGCGTTAGATCAAGCCATGAACAATTGGCGTCGCCGCTTTCAAGATCATCCGGCCATTAGCCTGCTGCCAAAGGAGCTACAAGGTGCCGTGGCGCTTGAGCCGTATCAAGTGAGCAAGCTGGCGATTTTACTGCCGCAAACGGGCCCCAGTGAGCGCCTCGGCAGTGCATTAAAAAATGGCTTTTTGGCGGCCACCGATGACAGCAATATTGAAGAAATTTTCTTTATCGATGAAAGGGCATCGGCCGATGAGATCACTGCGGAATTGGCCAAAGCCAACGTTGATTTTGTAATTGGACCACTATTAAAAAGCAATGTCGAGAAGCTCGCCCAAGACAATCGCTTTGCCGCCTACCCGACGTTATTTTTAAACAGCCAAGAGAGCATTGAGACAAGCGCCAGTGAGCAATACTTTTTTGCTTTAAATCCAGAGCATGAAGTACAACAAGCCATGAACCACTTCTTGGCAAAGGGCTACGAAAAGCCCATGTTATTGGCACCAGATACTGGCTCCGGCAAACGCTTGATTGCACATTTTACCGAACATTGGCAGCGCTACAGTGAAGTAGAGCCGGAAATCGGCTATTACACCAACAGCGAGAATATGGCCGAAGTCATTGCCGACCTGCTTGAGGTCGATGCTTCTCGCTCTCGCACTCGCAGTGTGAAAAGCTTGTTTCGCCAAGAAGTAAAGAGCGAAACGCGCTCACGCCGTGATATCGATGCCGTGTATATTCTGGGTGACGCCATGGAAACCCGTTTATTGAAACCTTATTTAGACGTTAATGTCAGTACGTTTGCCGAGCGTATTCCGCTCTATGCCAGTTCGCGCAGTTACAGTAAGCAAATTGATGTCACCGATAAAGGCGATTTAGAAGGGCTTTACTTCACCGAGCAACCTTGGATGCTTCCAGGCGCGGTCAACCAAGCGTCATTGCGTGAGGCATACCAACGACTATGGCCTGAGCAGGCTGATTTAGAACAGCGCTTATTTGCCATGGCTTATGATGCCGTGGGCTTAGTGCCGCAATTGCGACAGCTTGCTTGGCTGGCTGGAAAAAGCTATGACGGCTTAACCGGTGAGCTTAGCATTCAAAATGGCACCCAAATACAACGCAAGCTGAGCTGGGCGCAATACAAAAATAAGCAAGTGCGACTGGTCAGTTTAGATGAACAAGCGCCCTTGCCGTTATTTATGCAACAGGAGGAGCAAACCGCTACTTCCTTGGTCAGATAG
- a CDS encoding YraN family protein has translation MFKGLFNNTRSKGQHFETLAEDYLKKHGLVPVTRNYLCKYGEIDLIMRDGDTWVFVEVKFRKSPHFGGALNALSKTKLQRLRRSIYTYTAQQQIHNTQLRVDFVAIQGEQPPQINWIKNIF, from the coding sequence ATGTTTAAAGGACTATTTAATAATACCCGCAGTAAAGGTCAGCATTTTGAGACACTGGCAGAAGACTACTTAAAAAAACACGGTCTTGTGCCCGTCACGCGCAATTATTTGTGTAAGTATGGGGAAATCGACCTCATTATGCGCGATGGCGATACTTGGGTCTTTGTTGAAGTGAAATTTAGAAAATCGCCCCATTTTGGTGGTGCGCTTAACGCGCTTTCGAAAACAAAGCTACAAAGGCTAAGGCGCAGCATTTATACTTACACTGCGCAACAGCAAATACACAACACGCAACTGAGAGTAGATTTTGTTGCAATTCAGGGGGAGCAGCCTCCACAAATAAACTGGATAAAAAATATTTTTTAG